A genome region from Natronobeatus ordinarius includes the following:
- a CDS encoding ATP-dependent helicase: MDGSELPVPDEELPFDPDAVEIDDRDVLEVLEPAVREWWLREFGAYVPENGGFFTPPQKAAIPKIHAGTNTLICAPTGSGKTLSSFLAIIDELFKRDQLQDEGLENSVYCLYVSPLKSLANDIHRNLEVPLSGIESILEARGEDVGEIRHAIRHGDTDSSARQRMLEETPHILNTTPETLAILLNAPKFREKLRTVEYVVVDEIHSLAAGKRGTHLAVSLERLAALADGPITRIGCSATIEPLERVAEFLVGRDAPGGPPRPYEIVDARFAREFDLKLECPTDDLINTPRELVQDRFYRRLHEHVQAHTNTIVFTNTRSGAERVLHTLRERFSAYDEENSACHHGSLSKGVRQEVEDGLKAGDFDVVTSSTSLELGIDMPHVDLVVQVGSPKSVAALLQRVGRAGHRVGQTVTGRVIALDRDEVLECAVMLKRAEEGFVDSVSIPENAHDVAAQHVYGMAIAAVRPESAVTAILRRAYPYRNYDDEAYEGLLRYLTAEYAGMEDRNVYAKVWRDENDPPDGDYHYPDFPVGESLIGKRGRLARVIYLTNVGTIPDSFSCDVHTRASDEWVGQLDEDYLDTLEKGDVFVLGGQHFEYRYRRGSKVYVDRTSARPTVPSWYSERLPLSTDLGREILAFQRELLARYDEDGPPAVRAWLRTFPLDDHAVRAIARLFDYQLRYAGPGSVSTDRRLAIEVERDREEYVRRYYVHSVYGREVNDGLSRLLAHRCAQEATANVTVAVADNGFTLSMPLNRKVDLVGVLEDLEPDRVREELRRALSGTDLVKRYFRINATRSLMILKRYKGYEKSASEQQVSSEMLLGFAEGLEEFAVIEETYRELLEDKLAVAAIEGIVDAIEAGELEVDRQLLDSPTPRAFGLATLSASDVVLAEDESAALQAFHEHVLEEIGEASLSGLTGEE; this comes from the coding sequence ATGGATGGGAGCGAGTTGCCGGTACCCGACGAGGAGCTGCCGTTCGACCCCGACGCCGTCGAGATCGACGACCGGGACGTCCTCGAGGTGCTCGAGCCGGCAGTCCGGGAGTGGTGGCTACGGGAGTTCGGCGCGTACGTTCCCGAAAATGGTGGGTTTTTCACCCCGCCGCAGAAGGCGGCCATCCCGAAGATTCACGCGGGGACGAACACGCTGATCTGTGCGCCCACGGGGTCGGGGAAGACGCTCTCGAGCTTCCTCGCGATCATCGACGAACTCTTCAAGCGTGACCAGCTCCAGGACGAGGGCCTCGAAAACTCGGTCTACTGCCTCTACGTCTCCCCGTTGAAGTCACTGGCCAACGACATCCACCGCAACCTCGAGGTGCCCCTCTCCGGCATCGAGTCGATCCTCGAGGCTCGCGGCGAGGACGTCGGCGAGATCCGCCACGCGATCCGCCACGGCGACACGGACTCGAGCGCGCGTCAGCGGATGCTCGAGGAAACTCCCCACATCCTGAATACGACGCCGGAAACGCTGGCTATCCTGCTCAACGCCCCCAAATTTCGGGAGAAGCTTCGCACCGTCGAGTACGTCGTCGTCGACGAGATCCACTCGCTGGCGGCGGGAAAGCGGGGCACGCACCTCGCGGTGAGCCTCGAGCGACTCGCGGCGCTGGCCGACGGGCCGATTACACGGATCGGCTGTTCGGCGACGATCGAGCCGCTCGAGCGCGTGGCGGAGTTCCTGGTCGGTCGGGACGCGCCGGGTGGTCCTCCTCGCCCGTACGAGATCGTCGACGCCCGCTTCGCCCGCGAGTTCGACCTGAAACTCGAGTGTCCGACCGACGACCTGATCAACACGCCACGGGAGCTCGTCCAGGATCGATTCTACCGGCGACTCCACGAGCACGTCCAGGCTCACACCAACACGATCGTGTTCACGAACACGCGCTCGGGGGCCGAACGCGTGTTGCACACCCTCCGGGAACGCTTTTCGGCCTACGACGAGGAGAACTCGGCCTGTCACCACGGGAGCCTCTCGAAGGGCGTCCGCCAGGAGGTCGAAGACGGGCTGAAGGCGGGCGATTTCGACGTGGTGACCTCCTCGACGTCGCTCGAGCTGGGCATCGACATGCCCCACGTCGACCTCGTGGTGCAGGTCGGCTCACCCAAGAGCGTCGCCGCCTTGCTCCAGCGCGTCGGACGGGCGGGCCACCGCGTTGGCCAGACCGTGACGGGCCGGGTGATCGCCCTCGACAGAGACGAGGTGCTCGAGTGTGCGGTCATGCTGAAGCGGGCCGAGGAAGGATTCGTCGACTCGGTGTCGATCCCCGAGAACGCCCACGACGTCGCCGCCCAGCACGTCTACGGGATGGCGATCGCCGCCGTCCGGCCGGAGTCGGCGGTGACGGCGATTCTCCGGCGAGCCTATCCGTACCGGAACTACGACGACGAGGCGTACGAGGGGCTATTGCGCTACCTGACGGCGGAGTACGCCGGGATGGAGGATCGGAACGTCTACGCGAAAGTCTGGCGCGACGAGAACGATCCGCCCGACGGCGACTACCACTACCCCGATTTCCCCGTCGGCGAGTCCCTGATCGGGAAACGCGGTCGGCTGGCGCGGGTGATCTACCTGACCAACGTCGGGACCATCCCGGACTCCTTCTCCTGTGACGTTCACACCCGCGCGAGCGACGAGTGGGTCGGCCAGCTCGACGAGGACTACCTCGACACCCTCGAGAAAGGTGACGTCTTCGTCCTCGGAGGCCAGCACTTCGAGTACCGCTACCGCCGGGGCTCGAAGGTGTACGTCGACCGCACGAGCGCCCGGCCTACGGTGCCGTCGTGGTACTCCGAACGCCTGCCGCTCTCGACCGACCTCGGCCGTGAGATCCTCGCCTTCCAGCGCGAACTGCTCGCCCGCTACGACGAGGACGGCCCGCCGGCCGTCCGGGCCTGGCTCCGGACGTTTCCCCTCGACGACCACGCCGTACGGGCGATCGCCCGGCTGTTCGACTATCAACTCAGGTACGCCGGCCCCGGGAGCGTGAGCACCGACCGACGACTCGCGATCGAGGTCGAACGCGACCGCGAGGAGTACGTTCGCCGCTACTACGTCCACTCGGTCTACGGCCGCGAGGTCAACGACGGCCTCTCGCGGCTGCTGGCACACCGCTGCGCTCAGGAAGCCACGGCGAACGTGACGGTGGCCGTCGCCGACAACGGCTTCACCCTCTCGATGCCGCTCAATCGGAAGGTCGACCTCGTGGGGGTCCTCGAGGACCTCGAGCCCGACCGCGTTCGCGAGGAGCTCCGGCGGGCGCTGTCGGGGACCGACCTCGTAAAGCGGTACTTCCGGATCAACGCCACGCGCTCGCTGATGATCCTCAAACGCTACAAGGGCTACGAGAAATCCGCGAGCGAGCAGCAGGTCTCGAGCGAGATGCTGCTTGGTTTCGCCGAGGGACTCGAGGAGTTCGCCGTGATAGAAGAGACCTACCGGGAGCTCCTCGAGGACAAGCTCGCGGTCGCGGCGATCGAAGGCATCGTCGACGCGATCGAGGCGGGCGAACTCGAGGTCGACCGCCAGTTGCTCGACTCGCCGACCCCGCGGGCGTTCGGCCTGGCGACGCTCTCGGCGAGCGACGTCGTCCTGGCCGAAGACGAGTCCGCGGCGCTCCAGGCGTTCCACGAACACGTCCTCGAGGAGATCGGCGAGGCGTCGCTCTCGGGACTCACGGGCGAGGAGTGA
- a CDS encoding MBL fold metallo-hydrolase: MRVTFLGTGAAMPTGERFQTGILVQEDGRTLLVDCGCGVLHRLQQSGVGYENVSSVLLTHHHLDHVADLLPLMKARWLAGEEHLEVVGPQGTKALVDGLLSVHEYMDGRLDLQVREVVPGEFSVAGFDVSAYETRHSLPCLAYRFDDRFTFSGDSEAFAGLANFADGSAILAHDCSFPDDVDVSNHPTPAKLGRELADCEIGRVYLTHLYPHTNGRHTEMRDSIAEHYDGDVRFAEDLQTISIE, encoded by the coding sequence ATGCGCGTCACGTTTCTCGGCACGGGTGCGGCGATGCCGACCGGCGAGCGCTTTCAGACCGGGATCCTCGTCCAGGAGGACGGCCGCACACTCCTCGTCGACTGTGGCTGTGGCGTCCTCCACCGCCTCCAGCAGTCCGGCGTCGGCTACGAGAACGTCTCGAGCGTCCTCCTGACGCACCACCATCTGGACCACGTGGCGGATCTGCTTCCGTTGATGAAAGCCCGCTGGCTCGCCGGCGAGGAGCACCTCGAGGTCGTCGGCCCCCAGGGGACGAAGGCGCTCGTCGACGGCCTGCTCTCCGTTCACGAGTACATGGACGGACGACTCGACCTGCAGGTTCGCGAGGTCGTCCCCGGCGAGTTCTCGGTGGCCGGCTTCGACGTCTCGGCGTACGAGACCCGCCACTCGCTGCCGTGTCTCGCTTACCGGTTCGACGACCGCTTTACGTTCAGCGGCGACAGCGAGGCGTTCGCCGGGCTGGCGAACTTCGCGGACGGCTCGGCGATCCTCGCTCACGACTGTTCGTTCCCCGACGACGTCGACGTCTCGAACCACCCGACGCCAGCGAAACTGGGCCGGGAACTCGCCGACTGCGAGATCGGCCGTGTCTACCTCACCCACCTCTATCCGCACACGAACGGCCGACACACGGAGATGCGCGACTCGATCGCCGAGCACTACGACGGCGACGTCCGGTTCGCCGAGGACCTCCAGACGATCTCGATCGAGTGA
- a CDS encoding PspA/IM30 family protein, whose product MGILSRTSYVIRSKINSLLNRAEDPTQTLDYSYEQMRDQLQQVKRGIADLTTQKKRLEMQKRRLEENVEKHNGQARTAVQQGREDLARRALEKKKTKMNQIEELERQISDLQSQQDRLIEQKNELQSRIEEFRTKKETMKARYEAAEASTTVSEAMTATGEEFEDVGRAIERAEERTEDMEARAAALDELHESGAFEDVLSDKDSIDRELEQLSTDSGVEGELETLKAELGEDEAPAADVEEEVDLEDVDVDEDVEAELAELQEEENR is encoded by the coding sequence ATGGGCATCCTCTCTCGGACGTCGTACGTTATCCGGTCGAAGATCAACTCGCTGCTCAATCGGGCGGAGGACCCGACCCAGACGCTCGACTACTCCTACGAGCAGATGCGCGATCAGCTCCAGCAGGTCAAACGGGGCATCGCCGACCTGACGACGCAGAAAAAGCGCCTCGAGATGCAGAAACGCCGCCTCGAGGAGAACGTCGAGAAACACAACGGCCAGGCCCGCACCGCGGTCCAGCAAGGTCGTGAGGACCTCGCCCGACGGGCGCTCGAGAAGAAGAAGACGAAGATGAACCAGATCGAGGAACTCGAGCGCCAGATCTCGGACCTGCAGAGCCAACAAGATCGGCTGATCGAACAGAAGAACGAACTCCAGAGCCGGATCGAGGAGTTCCGCACCAAAAAGGAGACGATGAAAGCCCGCTACGAGGCCGCAGAAGCCAGCACGACGGTCTCGGAGGCGATGACCGCCACGGGCGAGGAGTTCGAGGACGTCGGTCGCGCCATCGAACGCGCCGAGGAGCGGACCGAGGACATGGAAGCTCGCGCCGCCGCCCTCGACGAACTGCACGAGTCGGGCGCGTTCGAGGACGTCCTCTCCGACAAGGACAGTATCGACCGCGAACTCGAACAGCTGTCGACCGACAGCGGCGTCGAGGGCGAACTCGAGACGCTCAAAGCTGAACTCGGCGAGGACGAGGCGCCCGCGGCGGACGTCGAAGAGGAGGTCGATCTCGAGGACGTCGACGTCGACGAGGACGTCGAAGCCGAGCTCGCAGAGCTCCAGGAAGAGGAGAATCGATAA